The genomic window GAGGGCCCCGCCGCGAGCGCGGGCGAAGCGGAACGAGGTCCTCACGGGCCCTACGTTCAGTCGCTCCGCTCCTCGCACTACGAAGCCGCCATCGCGGAGCTCACCGAAAAGGGGCTCGTCTATCCTTGCGACTGCTCGCGCGCCGAGATCGCGCGCGTCGCCTCAGCGCCACACGCCGGCGAGGAGCTCGTCTACCCGGGCACCTGCCGAGACCGCGACCCGGCGCGTCCCATGAAGCGCGCACCGGCGCTTCGTGTTCGCGTCCCGCGGCGCACGATCGCCTTCGACGACGCGCTCCGCGGCCATGTTGAGCAAGACCTCGCCGAGATCTCAGACTTCGTGCTCATGCGCGGCGACGGTGTCTTCGCCTACCAGCTCGCCGTGCTCGTCGACGACGTGGCGATGAAGATCACCGACGTCATTCGCGGCGACGACCTCCTCAGCTCGACGCCGCGCCAGCTTTGGCTGGCCGAAGCCCTGGGTCTCGCCCAACGTGCGCCGCGATACATGCATCTTCCCATGGTGACGGACGCCTCGGGTCAGCGGCTCGAAAAGCGCTCGCGCGGCAGCAGCATCGCGATGCTGCGCGACGCGGGAGTCGCCGCGGAGGAGGTGCTCGGCGCCCTCGCTCACGCGCTCGGCCTGACGGATCGGAGCGAGCCCGTGTCGGCGGCGGAGCTGCGACGGCTCACGCCGCAGCGGCCGCCTCACTCCATGCGGGTCCCCAGCGCGTGGGCGACGCGTTGACGGTCAGCGCGTCGCCAAAGAGAGATAGACGCCGCCGCCCACGCCCACGAGCGCCGCGATGATCCAGAGGACGACCCAGAGGGTGTGCCCTTCCTTCGAAGACGTCGGCAGCGGCGGCGGTGCCGACGACGCCAGCGGCGCGCCGACCATGGTGATGGAGTGACCGTCGGCGGGACCTTCGAGCGGCGTGAGCGACAGGGGGCGCACGCCGATGGCGTCGTTGGGATTGGCTGA from Myxococcales bacterium includes these protein-coding regions:
- the gluQ gene encoding tRNA glutamyl-Q(34) synthetase GluQRS gives rise to the protein MSEVATRFAPSPTGDLHLGGALCAVMSFAAARRQGGRFVVRMEDLDPPRVVPGAALRILQDLQWLGLDWDEGPAASAGEAERGPHGPYVQSLRSSHYEAAIAELTEKGLVYPCDCSRAEIARVASAPHAGEELVYPGTCRDRDPARPMKRAPALRVRVPRRTIAFDDALRGHVEQDLAEISDFVLMRGDGVFAYQLAVLVDDVAMKITDVIRGDDLLSSTPRQLWLAEALGLAQRAPRYMHLPMVTDASGQRLEKRSRGSSIAMLRDAGVAAEEVLGALAHALGLTDRSEPVSAAELRRLTPQRPPHSMRVPSAWATR